The following proteins come from a genomic window of Trifolium pratense cultivar HEN17-A07 linkage group LG4, ARS_RC_1.1, whole genome shotgun sequence:
- the LOC123922016 gene encoding uncharacterized protein LOC123922016 codes for MSTRRFGSVFADTSSSSLGGTFQNTSQRVPFSWEKEPGKPKDCSKLPPCHRWFPRKESANQPYVGNGYDDRDDIDNKDDLFSDAMEDVFSLSEALDIVQRKSEKAHSDNNEGLKLKLAECSGYQSPTYLINRFLPDATALAASSSALNFHNDFEENICNTCSYPECYLSESGRHSHSYAYASGSSSTSPKGCGLEVLFPWRNMKHKFCSIESPVLPCSATTNLQKHQQRNLRESKRKKHQSSGYIPCTNVKKDV; via the coding sequence ATGTCAACAAGGCGATTTGGTTCAGTTTTTGCAGATACGTCGTCAAGTTCATTAGGTGGTACATTTCAAAACACAAGTCAAAGAGTTCCATTTTCATGGGAGAAAGAACCGGGAAAACCGAAAGATTGCTCCAAATTACCTCCCTGTCATCGTTGGTTTCCACGTAAAGAATCGGCCAACCAACCTTATGTAGGTAATGGTTATGACGACCGGGATGACATTGACAATAAAGACGATCTTTTCTCAGATGCTATGGAGgatgtgttttctttatcagAAGCATTAGATATTGTTCAAAGAAAATCAGAGAAAGCTCATAGTGATAACAATGAGGGTTTGAAGTTAAAGCTTGCAGAGTGTAGTGGCTATCAATCTCCAACTTACTTGATCAACCGTTTTCTTCCGGATGCAACCGCTTTGGCTGCATCATCATCTGCTTTAAATTTTCATAATGATTTTGAAGAGAATATTTGTAATACTTGTAGTTATCCAGAATGCTATTTATCTGAATCAGGTAGACATTCACATTCATATGCTTATGCTTCTGGTTCTTCTTCTACTTCTCCAAAGGGTTGTGGTCTTGAAGTTCTATTCCCTTGGCGAAATATGAAGCATAAGTTTTGTTCTATAGAGAGCCCTGTCTTGCCATGCTCCGCGACTACGAATCTGCAGAAACATCAGCAGCGCAACTTGAGAGAGTCGAAACGGAAAAAACATCAGTCATCAGGCTACATTCCTTGCACAAATGTGAAGAAAGATGTTTGA